In Bradyrhizobium erythrophlei, a single genomic region encodes these proteins:
- a CDS encoding biotin-dependent carboxyltransferase family protein, with translation MTNLAILSIGPASSVQDGGRFGAQRYGLTPSGAMDRLALAVANCLAGNPLLTAAIEIGPYGASLKARGGAVRVALSGAPRSADIGSRSVAWDTSVTIADGETLKLGMARGGSFSYLAIEGGIKGEPVFGSLSVNARAGLGSPYPRPLQSGDELDVAAANAIPERRIDLPAAASGPIRIVPGPQNDEFSEGAVKLFLDSEWKISATSDRMGYRLEGPVIKHLHGHNIVSDGTVNGSIQVPGNGQPIVLMSDRGTSGGYPKIATVITADYGRFAQIPAGTAFRFKVVSMEEAQAEARKFAELLRTLPDRLGSIESFDLNVEALQDANVAGVAVSAMDARTWQVAGAE, from the coding sequence ATGACCAACCTTGCCATATTATCGATTGGCCCGGCGAGTTCGGTGCAGGACGGCGGCCGCTTCGGCGCCCAGCGCTACGGCTTGACGCCAAGCGGGGCAATGGACCGCCTGGCGCTCGCGGTCGCCAATTGTCTGGCCGGGAATCCGCTGTTGACGGCGGCGATCGAAATCGGCCCTTACGGCGCATCACTGAAAGCGCGCGGAGGTGCCGTTCGCGTGGCGCTTTCGGGCGCTCCCCGCAGCGCCGATATCGGCAGCCGGTCGGTGGCGTGGGATACATCTGTCACGATCGCCGACGGCGAAACGCTGAAGCTCGGCATGGCGCGCGGCGGTTCGTTCAGTTATCTCGCGATCGAAGGCGGCATCAAGGGCGAGCCGGTGTTCGGCAGTCTTTCGGTCAATGCGCGGGCCGGCCTCGGCAGCCCCTACCCACGTCCGTTGCAGTCCGGTGATGAGCTGGACGTCGCTGCGGCAAACGCCATCCCGGAGCGCCGCATCGATCTGCCGGCAGCCGCTAGCGGGCCGATCCGGATTGTGCCGGGACCGCAGAACGACGAGTTCAGCGAGGGGGCGGTCAAGCTGTTCCTCGACAGCGAATGGAAGATATCGGCGACCAGCGACCGTATGGGCTATCGCCTCGAAGGCCCCGTCATCAAACACCTGCATGGCCACAACATCGTCTCCGACGGCACGGTCAACGGCAGCATCCAGGTCCCCGGCAACGGACAGCCGATCGTGCTGATGTCCGATCGCGGAACCAGCGGCGGCTACCCCAAGATCGCGACCGTGATTACGGCCGACTACGGCCGGTTTGCCCAGATCCCCGCCGGAACGGCCTTTCGGTTCAAGGTCGTCAGCATGGAGGAGGCGCAAGCCGAGGCGCGCAAATTCGCAGAGCTGCTGCGCACCCTGCCCGACCGGCTTGGATCGATCGAGAGCTTTGATCTCAATGTCGAAGCGCTGCAAGATGCCAATGTCGCCGGCGTCGCCGTCAGTGCGATGGACGCCCGGACCTGGCAAGTTGCCGGCGCGGAATAA